Proteins found in one Lutimonas zeaxanthinifaciens genomic segment:
- the hutI gene encoding imidazolonepropionase, producing MKTLFFNIKELVQVRDSSIMKVQGKEMKNLPTIKNAFLVVENEKITDFGSMSDLQNFNADQVIDSRGHMILPAWCDSHTHIVYAGNRESEFVDRINGLTYEEIAARGGGILNSAKKLEESSEQELFEQASQRIKEVMRLGTGSIEIKSGYGLSLEAEVKMLKVIKMLKDTYAMNIKSTFLGAHAFPAQFKEKKEDYVDLICEQMIPEVARQNLADFIDVFCEVGYFDVNQTEKILKVGKTHNMIPKIHVNQFNSIGGIEVGVQCGALSVDHLEVMEPNDFETLKGSQVMPVALPSCSYFLGIPYTPARKIIDEGLPLALATDFNPGSTPSGNMNFVVSTACIKMKMTPEEAINAATINGAYAMGLSKSCGSIARGKDASLIIYKDIPSLNFIPYAFGSNLIDKVMIKGSFI from the coding sequence ATGAAAACTTTATTCTTTAACATTAAAGAGCTGGTTCAAGTCAGGGATTCTTCTATCATGAAAGTTCAAGGTAAAGAAATGAAGAATTTACCAACGATAAAAAATGCATTTTTAGTTGTGGAGAATGAAAAAATCACCGATTTCGGATCGATGTCCGATCTCCAGAACTTCAATGCGGATCAGGTTATCGATTCAAGGGGACATATGATTCTTCCAGCCTGGTGTGATTCTCATACGCATATTGTCTATGCGGGAAACAGGGAATCAGAATTTGTTGACCGCATCAATGGCCTGACATATGAAGAAATTGCAGCAAGAGGGGGTGGAATTCTCAACTCGGCTAAAAAACTGGAAGAAAGTTCGGAGCAGGAATTATTTGAACAGGCTTCACAAAGAATCAAGGAGGTTATGAGATTGGGAACAGGTTCTATTGAGATTAAATCCGGTTACGGGTTAAGCCTTGAAGCAGAAGTTAAGATGCTTAAGGTGATCAAAATGTTAAAGGACACTTACGCAATGAATATCAAATCTACTTTCCTTGGAGCTCATGCCTTTCCGGCTCAGTTCAAAGAAAAAAAAGAGGACTATGTTGATCTGATCTGTGAACAGATGATTCCGGAAGTAGCCCGACAAAACCTTGCAGACTTCATTGATGTTTTTTGTGAAGTTGGCTATTTTGATGTTAATCAGACTGAAAAGATCCTGAAAGTGGGGAAAACACATAACATGATTCCAAAAATTCACGTAAATCAATTTAACAGTATTGGGGGAATTGAGGTGGGCGTTCAATGCGGAGCCCTTAGCGTGGATCATCTGGAAGTTATGGAACCGAACGATTTTGAAACTTTGAAGGGTTCTCAGGTAATGCCCGTTGCATTACCTTCATGTTCCTATTTTTTAGGCATACCTTATACTCCGGCGAGGAAAATAATCGATGAGGGGCTTCCTCTGGCGCTGGCAACAGATTTCAACCCAGGATCCACACCCAGCGGAAATATGAATTTTGTGGTATCGACTGCTTGTATAAAAATGAAAATGACTCCCGAAGAAGCCATAAATGCAGCTACGATCAACGGAGCTTATGCCATGGGCCTCAGTAAATCCTGTGGCAGTATTGCTCGAGGAAAAGATGCCAGCCTT
- the pta gene encoding phosphate acetyltransferase — translation MSRAIYIATGEAESGKSIITLGLMSILLGRTRKVGYFRPIIEVNNPSKKDNHIETVLTHFNLEMEYEDCYALTGAEVIKKKTKGQEGEILDIIIKKYKELEDRFDFILVEGTDFSGEAVFVELDVNAVIAKNLGIPVILVGSGKEKSNEELLTNLHLAYDSFAEKEVKILGIVANKVDENEVNSVSDDLEAMVDEKTFVGVIPMIKSLNNPTIKEIAEELGAKVLIGENQLDNQVENSAVGAMQLRNFLIHLKQNCLVITPGDRADVILSSLQASLSDNYPKIAGIVLTGGLQPEDSVMKLISGLREVVPILAINRGTFEVANRIGAIRSHIYPSNEQRIYTSLNTFDKYVNIGDLTRKYLTFKPKGLTPRMFQYDLLRKAQKAKKHIVLPEGTDDRILLAAARLTVLDIVELTLLGSRSSIQEKMKELGVSINLDKVHIVNPEHSPHFEDYVNTFYELRKHKNINISMARDLMHDVSFFGTMMVYKGHADGMVSGAVNTTQHTIRPALQFIKTKPGVSVVSSIFFMCLDDRVSVFGDCAINPNPTAEQLAEIAISSADSSAAFGIEPKVAMLSYSSGSSGQGADVDKVRMATEIVKEKRPDIKIEGPIQYDAAVDIKVGKKKLPDSEVAGEASVLIFPDLNTGNNTYKAVQRETGAIAIGPMLQGLNKPVNDLSRGCTVDDIFNTVIITAIQAQQG, via the coding sequence ATGAGCAGAGCCATTTACATAGCCACAGGGGAAGCGGAAAGTGGAAAATCAATCATAACCCTGGGTTTGATGAGCATTTTATTGGGTAGAACAAGGAAAGTAGGGTATTTCAGGCCCATTATCGAGGTCAATAATCCTTCAAAAAAAGATAATCATATTGAAACCGTTTTGACCCATTTCAACCTTGAAATGGAGTATGAAGATTGCTACGCATTGACAGGAGCAGAGGTTATAAAAAAGAAAACCAAGGGCCAAGAAGGTGAAATCCTCGATATCATAATCAAAAAGTACAAGGAACTAGAAGACCGTTTCGATTTTATACTGGTTGAAGGTACAGATTTTTCAGGAGAAGCAGTGTTTGTAGAATTGGATGTAAATGCGGTAATCGCAAAAAATCTTGGAATTCCTGTGATTTTAGTAGGAAGTGGTAAAGAGAAATCTAATGAGGAGCTTTTGACCAATCTTCATCTGGCTTATGATTCATTTGCTGAAAAAGAGGTCAAGATACTCGGAATTGTCGCCAATAAGGTTGATGAGAATGAAGTAAATTCTGTATCTGATGATTTGGAAGCCATGGTTGACGAAAAGACCTTTGTTGGAGTTATTCCAATGATCAAAAGCCTGAATAATCCAACCATCAAGGAGATTGCTGAAGAATTGGGCGCAAAAGTCCTGATTGGGGAGAATCAACTGGATAATCAGGTTGAAAACTCAGCCGTTGGAGCAATGCAGCTTAGAAATTTCCTGATTCATCTCAAGCAGAATTGTTTGGTTATTACCCCTGGAGACAGAGCTGATGTGATACTGAGCTCCCTTCAGGCGAGTTTATCGGACAACTACCCGAAAATTGCTGGAATTGTTCTTACAGGTGGGTTGCAACCCGAAGATTCTGTAATGAAACTGATCTCCGGATTAAGAGAAGTTGTCCCTATTTTGGCTATTAACCGTGGGACATTTGAGGTGGCTAATAGAATTGGGGCGATCAGATCGCATATCTACCCGAGTAATGAACAACGTATTTATACTTCGCTCAACACCTTTGACAAGTATGTGAACATCGGAGACCTTACACGGAAGTATCTGACTTTTAAACCAAAGGGACTAACCCCAAGAATGTTTCAATACGATCTGTTGAGAAAGGCGCAAAAGGCCAAAAAACATATTGTCTTGCCAGAGGGTACTGATGATCGAATTTTATTGGCCGCAGCTCGGTTGACCGTTCTTGATATTGTTGAACTTACCTTGCTGGGTTCCAGAAGTAGTATTCAGGAAAAGATGAAAGAGCTTGGGGTAAGCATTAATCTTGATAAGGTTCATATTGTGAACCCTGAACATTCCCCGCATTTTGAAGATTATGTGAATACGTTTTATGAGTTGAGAAAGCACAAAAACATAAACATAAGTATGGCAAGGGATCTGATGCATGATGTTTCCTTTTTCGGGACCATGATGGTATACAAAGGGCATGCGGATGGGATGGTTTCCGGAGCCGTGAATACGACGCAACACACCATTCGACCTGCACTACAATTCATAAAAACAAAACCCGGTGTTTCAGTCGTCTCATCAATATTCTTTATGTGCCTGGATGACCGTGTATCTGTTTTTGGGGATTGCGCGATCAACCCGAACCCGACCGCTGAACAGTTGGCCGAAATAGCAATATCCTCGGCAGATTCAAGTGCTGCTTTTGGAATTGAGCCAAAAGTGGCCATGCTTTCTTATTCTTCGGGATCATCCGGTCAGGGCGCTGATGTTGACAAGGTGAGAATGGCTACGGAGATTGTGAAAGAAAAACGTCCTGATATAAAAATCGAAGGGCCTATCCAGTATGATGCAGCTGTTGATATCAAAGTGGGTAAGAAAAAGCTGCCCGATTCTGAAGTTGCAGGTGAGGCCAGTGTTTTAATTTTCCCTGATCTGAATACGGGCAATAATACCTACAAGGCAGTTCAAAGGGAAACAGGAGCCATTGCGATTGGCCCAATGCTACAGGGGCTGAATAAACCTGTTAATGATCTTAGTCGCGGTTGTACTGTCGATGACATTTTTAATACAGTGATCATCACTGCAATTCAGGCACAACAGGGTTGA
- a CDS encoding acetate/propionate family kinase has protein sequence MKILVINSGSSSIKFQLIEMPEKNVLASGMVERIGLDQSKIKLSVSDENFEEIRNIPNHETGLQMIAGLLLDESVGLLKDADEIEAVGHRVVHGGSSFSKTVRIDNQVKSKIKELFSLAPLHNPHNFKGIEVAEKIFEKAAQIAVFDTAFHQTMPEEAYRYAIPDRFLKEEQIRAYGFHGTSHKYVSEKAINYLDKENSKIVTVHLGNGCSITAVKDGKSMEHSLGFGPMNGLVMGTRSGDIDQSVIFFLMEELGYTAGQVKKILQEDSGMLGLTGYSDLREIEEKAEQGDKNCLMALKMNAYRVKKYIGAYVAVMNGIDAVVFTAGIGENSDVIRKLVCDEMEYLGIKLDPEKNRIRAKELREIQAENEKVKILVIPTNEEIEIANQSYNLLSNM, from the coding sequence ATGAAAATTTTGGTTATTAATTCGGGAAGTTCATCAATTAAATTTCAGCTTATTGAGATGCCTGAGAAAAATGTTCTTGCATCGGGAATGGTAGAAAGGATCGGACTGGATCAGTCGAAAATAAAACTTTCTGTGTCTGATGAGAACTTCGAAGAAATAAGAAATATACCAAATCATGAAACCGGGCTTCAGATGATTGCCGGGTTGTTGCTCGATGAATCTGTCGGGTTACTAAAAGATGCTGATGAGATAGAAGCCGTCGGACACAGGGTGGTTCACGGAGGTAGTTCATTTTCAAAAACAGTACGCATCGATAATCAAGTAAAAAGTAAAATCAAGGAACTTTTTAGTCTGGCTCCTTTGCATAATCCTCATAACTTCAAAGGAATTGAGGTCGCCGAGAAAATATTTGAGAAGGCTGCCCAGATCGCCGTTTTTGATACAGCATTTCATCAGACTATGCCGGAGGAGGCCTACAGATATGCTATTCCGGACAGATTTCTGAAAGAAGAACAAATAAGGGCTTACGGGTTTCATGGTACCAGTCATAAATACGTTTCAGAAAAAGCAATCAATTATTTAGACAAGGAAAATTCCAAAATTGTAACGGTTCATTTAGGTAATGGTTGCAGTATTACTGCGGTAAAAGATGGCAAAAGCATGGAACATTCACTTGGATTCGGACCGATGAATGGTTTGGTGATGGGGACCAGAAGCGGTGACATCGATCAGTCTGTTATTTTCTTTTTGATGGAGGAGCTTGGTTATACCGCAGGTCAGGTGAAAAAAATATTACAGGAAGACAGCGGGATGCTGGGTCTTACAGGATATAGTGATCTTAGAGAAATAGAAGAAAAAGCTGAGCAAGGTGATAAAAACTGCTTGATGGCGTTAAAGATGAATGCATACAGAGTGAAGAAATATATCGGCGCTTACGTTGCTGTGATGAATGGAATAGATGCAGTTGTGTTTACCGCCGGAATAGGAGAGAATTCTGATGTCATAAGAAAACTTGTCTGTGATGAGATGGAATATCTGGGGATCAAACTGGATCCGGAAAAGAACAGGATAAGAGCCAAGGAATTAAGAGAGATTCAGGCAGAAAATGAAAAAGTTAAAATTCTGGTGATTCCTACAAATGAAGAAATTGAAATTGCTAATCAGTCTTACAACCTTCTGAGTAACATGTAA